A stretch of Sebastes fasciatus isolate fSebFas1 chromosome 19, fSebFas1.pri, whole genome shotgun sequence DNA encodes these proteins:
- the LOC141757824 gene encoding uncharacterized protein LOC141757824 produces the protein MMKKIVRSRNEDGTVFSVVFPSLDQELVEAATQQAPSKEMQYLRKHNFEQASVIAALREQMAAKDSSWEEEKMRILKALKSERLIRKDAQKGLKGQDNPDLQVQLLQTPSNQLKNSHQHNTELAAEIAALKQQMAAKESCWELQKNKILMTQRAIKIQAQNDLQNKEKEKQKVIDSLNQSLLDKQNEILMVKQTPSNQLKDSHQYNTELAAENAALREQMAAKESRWELEKNKLRMAQRAIPIQAQKQEVTVSLSQSLLEKQSEIVMVKQTPSNQLKDSQQVTELAAENAALREQIAGWDLEKNNILNALRSERTIRKEAQRDLKEQDKQNPDLQVQLLQTTSNQLKDSQQHNTELAAENAALREQMAAKESGWELEKNKLRMAQRAIPIQAQKQEVTVSLSQSLLEKQNEIVMVKQTTSNQLKDSHQHNTELAAENAALTEQMAAKESGWELEKNKILIQVQSDLQTKEQEKQEVTDSLSQSLLEKQNEIVMVKQTTSNQLKDSHQHNTELAAENAALREQMAAKESGWELEKNSSAQSLIQVQMDLQTKEQEKQEVTDSLSQSLLEKQNEIVMVKQTTSNQLKDSHQHNTELAAENAALREQMAAKESGWELEKNSSAQSLIQVQMDLQTKEQEKQEVTDSLSQSLLEKQNEIVMVKQTTSNQLKDSHQHNTELAAENAALTEQMAAKESGWELEKNKILIQVQSDLQTKEQEKQEVTDSLSQSLLEKQNEILMVNQGWTEKCEKACEAWKEENREIRETCERELQSALDQKNLMVKSLQDESDRKVSQVVLEKDDLITGLTTAKMALEVLTLKKEMQLIQSEVRLKEKEMQLLQSEAEWSTKLAALEDQIRLKTDTTTDLQAQLLRLQELHQKLDLGALKMTAEEMNAKKKELKKLISSLSRSGSLCSSSGSRALHVTAACCKNKAARVRVGKGDKPITYEQALPPHYIAHRKGWLSHNTSNLKGEEGAADRTIEDVFIRRFMFGTFHACLANEIVIKRRGNLLIVCALMIQKLPPQKFYFLIGYSESLLSHLYKCPVKLEIQTLQDKAVYKYL, from the exons ATGATGAAGAAGATCGTCCGTTCAAGAAACGAG GACGGGACTGTTTTCTCGGTGGTCTTTCCGTCACTTGACCAAGAGCTGGTTGAAGCCGCTACCCAGCAGGCTCCCAGCAAGGAGATGCAGTATCTCAGAAAACACAACTTTGAGCAGGCCTCAGTCATTGCTGCCCTGAGGGAGCAGATGGCCGCCAAGGATTCCAGCTgggaagaggagaagatgagGATCCTGAAGGCTCTCAAGTCAGAGAGACTCATCAGGAAAGATGCCCAGAAGGGCCTCAAAGGACAGGACAACCCTGACCTCCAGGTTCAACTCCTCCAGACTCCCAGCAACCAGCTGAAGAACTCTCACCAGCACAACACTGAGCTGGCCGCCGAAATCGCTGCCCTGAAGCAGCAGATGGCCGCCAAGGAGTCCTGCTGGGAGCTGCAGAAGAACAAGATCCTGATGACTCAGAGAGCCATCAAGATACAGGCTCAGAACGACCTGCAGaacaaggagaaggagaaacagAAGGTGATCGACTCTCTCAATCAAAGTCTTCTTGATAAGCAGAATGAAATCCTGATGGTCAAACAGACTCCCAGCAACCAGCTGAAGGACTCTCACCAGTACAACACTGAGCTGGCCGCCGAAAACGCTGCCCTGAGGgagcagatggccgccaaaGAGTCCCGCTGGGAGTTGGAGAAGAACAAGCTCCGGATGGCTCAGAGAGCCATCCCGATACAGGCTCAGAAACAGGAGGTGACCGTCTCGCTCAGTCAAAGTCTGCTTGAAAAGCAGAGTGAGATCGTGATGGTCAAACAGACTCCCAGCAACCAGCTGAAGGACTCTCAACAGGTCACCGAGCTGGCCGCCGAAAACGCTGCCCTGAGGGAGCAGATAGCCGGCTGGGATCTGGAGAAGAACAACATCCTGAATGCTCTCAGGTCAGAGAGAACCATCAGGAAGGAAGCCCAGAGGGACCTCAAAGAACAGGACAAACAAAACCCTGACCTCCAGGTTCAACTCCTCCAGACTACCAGCAACCAGCTGAAGGACTCCCAGCAGCACAACACTGAGCTGGCTGCCGAAAACGCTGCCCTGAGGGAGCAGATGGCCGCCAAGGAGTCTGGCTGGGAGCTGGAGAAGAACAAGCTCCGGATGGCTCAGAGAGCCATCCCGATACAGGCTCAGAAACAGGAGGTGACCGTCTCGCTCAGTCAAAGTCTGCTTGAAAAGCAGAACGAGATCGTGATGGTCAAACAGACTACCAGCAATCAGCTgaaggactctcaccagcacaACACTGAGCTGGCCGCCGAAAACGCTGCCCTGACGGAGCAGATGGCCGCCAAGGAGTCCGGCTGGGAGCTGGAGAAAAACAAGATCCTGATACAGGTTCAGAGCGACCTGCAGACCAAGGAGCAGGAGAAACAGGAGGTGACCGACTCTCTCAGTCAAAGTCTGCTTGAAAAGCAGAACGAGATCGTGATGGTCAAACAGACTACCAGCAATCAGCTGAAGGACTCCCACCAGCACAACACTGAGCTGGCCGCCGAAAACGCTGCCCTGAGGGAGCAGATGGCCGCCAAGGAGTCCGGCTGGGAGCTGGAGAAGAACAGCTCAGCTCAGAGCCTGATACAGGTTCAGATGGACCTGCAGACTAAGGAGCAGGAGAAACAGGAGGTCACCGACTCTCTCAGTCAAAGTCTGCTTGAAAAGCAGAACGAGATCGTGATGGTCAAACAGACTACCAGCAATCAGCTGAAGGACTCCCACCAGCACAACACTGAGCTGGCCGCCGAAAACGCTGCCCTGAGGGAGCAGATGGCCGCCAAGGAGTCCGGCTGGGAGCTGGAGAAGAACAGCTCAGCTCAGAGCCTGATACAGGTTCAGATGGACCTGCAGACTAAGGAGCAGGAGAAACAGGAGGTCACCGACTCTCTCAGTCAAAGTCTGCTTGAAAAGCAGAACGAGATCGTGATGGTCAAACAGACTACCAGCAATCAGCTgaaggactctcaccagcacaACACTGAGCTGGCCGCCGAAAACGCTGCCCTGACGGAGCAGATGGCCGCCAAGGAGTCCGGCTGGGAGCTGGAGAAAAACAAGATCCTGATACAGGTTCAGAGCGACCTGCAGACCAAGGAGCAGGAGAAACAGGAGGTGACCGACTCTCTCAGTCAAAGTCTGCTTGAAAAGCAGAATGAGATCCTGATGGTCAACCAGGGCTGGACTGAAAAGTGTGAAAAGGCCTGTGAAGCTTGGAAGGAGGAGAACAGGGAGATCAGAGAGACCTGTGAGAGAGAGCTCCAATCTGCACTTGATCAAAAGAATCTGATGGTCAAATCTCTGCAGGACGAGTCGGACAGGAAGGTGAGCCAGGTCGTCCTGGAAAAGGATGATCTGATCACCGGATTGACGACGGCCAAGATGGCTCTGGAAGTCCTGACTCTAAAGAAGGAGATGCAGCTCATCCAGAGCGAGGTCCggctgaaggagaaggagatgcagctcctccagagcgaGGCCGAGTGGTCAACGAAACTCGCCGCTCTGGAAGATCAGATCCGGCTCAAGACCGACACCACCACAGACCTCCAGGCACAACTCCTCCGCCTCCAGGAGCTCCACCAGAAACTTGACCTGGGAGCGCTGAAGATGACCGCGGAGGAGATGAATGCCAAGAAGAAGGAGTTAAAGAAGCTGATt AGTTCTTTATCCAGGTCCGGCTCATTATGCAGCTCCTCTGGAAGCAGAGCCCTCCACGTCACTGCAGCGTGCTGCAAG AACAAAGCAGCTCGTGTCCGAGTGGGGAAAGGAGACAAACCTATAACCTATGAGCAAGCACTTCCACCTCATTACATCGCCCACCGCAAAGGATGGCTGTCACACAATACCA GTAAcctgaaaggagaggagggcGCAGCTGACCGGACCATAGAGGACGTGTTCATAAGACGTTTCATGTTCGGGACCTTCCACGCCTGCCTGGCCAACGAGATCGTGATCAAACGACGCGGCAACCTGCTCATCGTGTGCGCTTTGATGATCCAGAAGTTACCTCCGCAGAAGTTTTACTTCTTGATCGGCTACTCGGAGTCGCTGCTGTCGCACCTGTACAAATGCCCCGTCAAGTTAGAGATTCAGACGCTGCAGGATAAAGCCGTGTACAAGTACCTCTGA
- the LOC141757609 gene encoding uncharacterized protein LOC141757609 yields MKKIVRSRNEDGTVFSVVFPSLDQELVEAATQQAPSKEMQYLRKHNFEQASVIAALREQMAAKDSSWEEEKMRILKALKSERLIRKDAQKGLKGQDNPDLQVQLLQTPSNQLKDSHQHNTELAAEIAALKQQMAAKESCWELQKNKILMTQRAIKIQAQNDLQNKEKEKQKVIDSLNQSLLDKQNEILMVKQTPSNQLKDSHQYNTELAAENAALKQQMAAKETRWELEKNKLRMAQRAIPIQAQKQEVTVSLSQSLLEKQSEIVMVKQTPSNELKDSQQVTELAAENAALREQIAGWDLEKNTILNALRSERTIRKEAQRDLKEQDRQNPDLQVQLLQTTSNQLKDSQQHNTELAAENAALREQMVAKESRWELEKNSSDQSLIQVQMDLQTKEQEKQEVTDSLSQSLLEKQNEIVMVKQTTSNQLKDSHQHNTELAAENAALREQMAAKESGWELEKNSSAQSLIQAQMDLQTKEQEKQEVIDSLSQSLLEKQNEIVMVKQTTSNQLKDSHQHNTELAAENAALTEQMAAKESGWELEKNKILIQVQNDLQTKEQEKQEVTDSLNQSLLEKHNEILMVNQGWTEKCEKACEAWKEENREIRETCERELQSALDQKNLMVKSLQDESDRKVSQVVLEKDDLITGLTTAKMALEVLTLKKEMQLIQSEVRLKEKEMQLLQSEAEWSTKLAALEDQIRLKTDTTTDLQAQLLRLQELHQKLDLGALKMTAEEMNAKKKELKKLIVEKEKEEKRQKKEREEREKREKKEREEREKEELKRVKKEKEALEKKEKEDLKREKKERKEKERREK; encoded by the exons ATGAAGAAGATCGTCCGTTCAAGAAACGAG GACGGGACTGTTTTCTCGGTGGTCTTTCCGTCACTTGACCAAGAGCTGGTTGAAGCCGCTACCCAGCAGGCTCCCAGCAAGGAGATGCAGTATCTCAGAAAACACAACTTTGAGCAGGCCTCAGTCATTGCTGCCCTGAGGGAGCAGATGGCCGCCAAGGATTCCAGCTgggaagaggagaagatgagGATCCTGAAGGCTCTCAAGTCAGAGAGACTCATCAGGAAAGATGCCCAGAAGGGCCTCAAAGGACAGGACAACCCTGACCTCCAGGTTCAACTCCTCCAGACTCCCAGCAACCAGTTgaaggactctcaccagcacaACACTGAGCTGGCCGCCGAAATCGCTGCCCTGAAGCAGCAGATGGCCGCCAAGGAGTCCTGCTGGGAGCTGCAGAAGAACAAGATCCTGATGACTCAGAGAGCCATCAAGATACAGGCTCAGAACGACCTGCAGaacaaggagaaggagaaacagAAGGTGATCGACTCTCTCAATCAAAGTCTTCTTGATAAGCAGAATGAAATCCTGATGGTCAAACAGACTCCCAGCAACCAGCTGAAGGACTCTCACCAGTACAACACTGAGCTGGCCGCCGAAAACGCTGCCCTGAAGcagcagatggccgccaaaGAGACCCGCTGGGAGCTGGAGAAGAACAAGCTCCGGATGGCTCAGAGAGCCATCCCGATACAGGCTCAGAAACAGGAGGTGACCGTCTCGCTCAGTCAAAGTCTGCTTGAAAAGCAGAGTGAGATCGTGATGGTCAAACAGACTCCCAGCAACGAGCTGAAGGACTCTCAACAGGTCACCGAGCTGGCCGCCGAAAACGCTGCCCTGAGGGAGCAGATAGCCGGCTGGGATCTGGAGAAGAACACGATCCTGAACGCTCTCAGGTCAGAGAGAACCATCAGGAAGGAAGCCCAGAGGGACCTCAAGGAACAGGACAGGCAAAACCCTGACCTCCAGGTTCAACTCCTCCAGACTACCAGCAACCAGCTGAAGGACTCCCAGCAGCACAACACTGAGCTGGCTGCCGAAAACGCTGCCCTGAGGGAGCAGATGGTCGCCAAGGAGTCCCGCTGGGAGCTGGAGAAGAACAGCTCAGATCAGAGCCTGATACAGGTTCAGATGGACCTGCAGACCAAGGAGCAGGAGAAACAGGAGGTGACCGACTCTCTCAGTCAAAGTCTGCTTGAAAAGCAGAACGAGATCGTGATGGTCAAACAGACTACCAGCAATCAGCTGAAGGACTCCCACCAGCACAACACTGAGCTGGCCGCCGAAAACGCTGCCCTGAGGGAGCAGATGGCCGCCAAGGAGTCCGGCTGGGAGCTGGAGAAGAACAGCTCAGCTCAGAGCCTGATACAGGCTCAGATGGACCTGCAGACCAAGGAGCAGGAGAAACAGGAGGTCATCGACTCTCTCAGTCAAAGTCTGCTTGAAAAGCAGAACGAGATCGTGATGGTCAAACAGACTACCAGCAACCAGCTgaaggactctcaccagcacaACACTGAGCTGGCCGCCGAAAACGCTGCCCTGACGGAGCAGATGGCCGCCAAGGAGTCCGGCTGGGAGCTGGAAAAGAACAAGATCCTGATACAGGTTCAGAACGACCTGCAGACCAAGGAGCAGGAGAAACAGGAGGTGACCGACTCTCTCAATCAAAGTCTGCTTGAAAAGCATAATGAGATCCTGATGGTCAACCAGGGCTGGACTGAAAAGTGTGAAAAGGCCTGTGAAGCTTGGAAGGAGGAGAACAGGGAGATCAGAGAGACCTGTGAGAGAGAGCTCCAATCTGCACTTGATCAAAAGAATCTGATGGTCAAATCTCTGCAGGACGAGTCGGACAGGAAGGTGAGCCAGGTCGTCCTGGAAAAGGATGATCTGATCACCGGATTGACGACGGCCAAGATGGCTCTGGAAGTCCTGACTCTAAAGAAGGAGATGCAGCTCATCCAGAGCGAGGTCCggctgaaggagaaggagatgcagctcctccagagcgaGGCCGAGTGGTCAACGAAACTCGCCGCTCTGGAAGATCAGATCCGGCTCAAGACCGACACCACCACAGACCTCCAGGCACAACTCCTCCGCCTCCAGGAGCTCCACCAGAAACTTGACCTGGGAGCGCTGAAGATGACCGCGGAGGAGATGAATGCCAAGAAGAAGGAGTTAAAGAAGCTGATtgtggagaaggagaaggaggagaagagacagaagaaagagagggaggaaagagagaagagagagaagaaggagagggaggaaagagagaaggaggagttgAAAAGAGTGAAGAAGGAAAAGGAGGCTCtggagaaaaaagagaaggaggacttgaaaagggagaagaaggagaggaaggagaaagagaggagagagaagtag